The Vibrio pomeroyi genome window below encodes:
- the lpxL gene encoding LpxL/LpxP family Kdo(2)-lipid IV(A) lauroyl/palmitoleoyl acyltransferase, with the protein MTTKTSPTSSTAQHVITKPPFTLALLHPKYWGVWFGFGLLALIVNVLPYRLLLLLGRSLGSLGARYGKKRVAVATRNLGLAFPDKPADEVSAMVNENFKNTGMALIETGITWFWPTWRFKRILVDKDTQMLRTHKANGKGVLLCCVHALNLEITARAMAVLGISGLGVYRPHNNPAYEFIQYRGRTQNGNRLIHRKDVKRMIRILRQGEILFYLPDHDYGRNKSVFVPFFAVEDACTTTGTSILAYTSRCALVPGSGFRNADGKYEIMADESIEDNYPQKDEKAAAAYMNSYLEKIILRAPEQWMWLHKRFKTMEDPEVERGIRYK; encoded by the coding sequence ATGACGACGAAAACTTCTCCGACAAGCAGCACTGCACAACACGTTATTACTAAACCGCCTTTTACTCTGGCACTACTCCACCCTAAATATTGGGGTGTTTGGTTCGGCTTCGGGTTATTGGCGCTTATCGTTAACGTTCTACCTTACCGCCTCTTACTGCTGTTAGGTCGCTCGTTAGGCTCTCTTGGTGCTCGTTATGGTAAAAAGCGCGTGGCAGTCGCAACACGTAACCTAGGGCTTGCCTTCCCAGATAAACCAGCAGATGAAGTCTCGGCTATGGTGAATGAGAACTTTAAGAACACTGGTATGGCACTGATCGAAACTGGGATTACTTGGTTTTGGCCTACGTGGCGCTTCAAGCGCATCCTAGTGGACAAAGACACTCAAATGCTGCGTACGCACAAAGCCAACGGCAAAGGTGTTCTTCTGTGCTGTGTACATGCCTTGAACCTAGAGATCACGGCACGAGCAATGGCTGTTCTTGGTATTTCAGGTTTAGGTGTTTATCGCCCGCACAACAATCCGGCTTATGAATTTATTCAATACCGTGGTCGTACTCAAAACGGCAACCGTCTGATTCACCGAAAAGACGTGAAACGTATGATTCGAATTCTGCGTCAGGGGGAGATCCTTTTCTATCTGCCGGATCATGACTACGGTCGTAACAAATCAGTGTTTGTGCCTTTCTTCGCGGTAGAAGATGCTTGTACGACAACAGGCACCAGCATTCTTGCGTACACTAGCCGATGTGCACTTGTTCCGGGTTCAGGTTTTAGAAATGCCGATGGCAAGTATGAAATCATGGCCGATGAGTCGATCGAAGATAACTATCCGCAAAAAGATGAGAAAGCGGCGGCGGCTTACATGAATAGCTATCTTGAGAAGATCATCTTAAGAGCACCTGAGCAATGGATGTG
- the slmA gene encoding nucleoid occlusion factor SlmA yields the protein MAGTRKSNRREEILQALAQMLESTEGASRITTVKLAKQVGVSEAALYRHFPSKARMFEGLIEFIEEALMSRINRILDEEKDTLERIRLVLQLILVFSERNPGLTRILSGHALMFENERLRDRINQLFERIETQLRQILRERKLREGKSFPVDEKILAAQLLGQVEGSLNRFVRSDFKYQPTENFDAYWALLSAQIK from the coding sequence ATGGCTGGTACTCGAAAATCAAACCGTCGTGAAGAAATCCTGCAAGCTCTCGCTCAAATGTTGGAATCGACCGAAGGTGCTTCTCGTATCACAACGGTAAAGTTGGCCAAGCAAGTAGGTGTTTCTGAAGCTGCGTTATACCGCCACTTCCCAAGCAAAGCTCGCATGTTTGAAGGCCTGATCGAGTTCATTGAAGAAGCGTTGATGTCTCGAATCAACCGTATTCTGGATGAAGAGAAAGACACACTAGAGCGCATACGCTTAGTGCTACAACTGATCTTAGTTTTCTCAGAACGTAACCCAGGCCTGACTCGAATTTTGTCTGGTCATGCTCTAATGTTTGAAAATGAACGCCTACGCGACCGCATCAATCAACTTTTCGAACGCATTGAGACGCAACTTCGCCAGATCCTGCGTGAAAGAAAGCTTCGTGAAGGGAAATCATTCCCGGTTGATGAGAAAATCTTAGCCGCTCAACTGCTAGGTCAGGTTGAAGGCAGCTTGAATCGCTTTGTTCGCTCAGACTTCAAATATCAACCGACAGAAAACTTTGATGCTTATTGGGCTCTACTCAGCGCTCAGATTAAGTAG
- the coaBC gene encoding bifunctional phosphopantothenoylcysteine decarboxylase/phosphopantothenate--cysteine ligase CoaBC has protein sequence MQTQVNPLSNADQQGLAGKKILLGISGGIAAYKCAELTRRLIERGAQVQVVMTNAAKEFITPLTMQAVSGRPVSDSLLDPAAEASMGHIELAKWADLVLLAPATADLIARMTAGMGNDLLTTLVLATDAPVAVSPAMNQQMYSHPATQENIATLKRRGCEIWGPAAGEQACGDVGMGRMLEPMQLVHRCEDFFQPKPLTGRSVLITAGPTREAIDPVRYITNHSSGKMGYALAEAAAKQGATVTLVSGPVSLATPSKVTRVDVDSAQQMFDAVTAHAAQHDIFISCAAVADYRPETIADQKLKKIDGKDDMSIHMVKNPDIVASVASMTEGRPFTVGFAAETQDIEKYARGKLERKNLDMICANDVSVEGQGFNSSSNELHLYWKGGDKSLPLDSKDTLGFQILDQIQQLIVE, from the coding sequence ATGCAAACACAGGTTAATCCACTGAGTAACGCTGACCAACAAGGCCTAGCAGGGAAAAAAATTCTTCTTGGTATTAGTGGTGGTATCGCTGCTTATAAATGTGCCGAGCTGACTCGCCGCCTAATTGAGCGTGGGGCGCAGGTACAAGTCGTCATGACAAATGCTGCTAAGGAGTTCATCACTCCCCTTACCATGCAGGCAGTCTCGGGAAGGCCTGTGTCTGATAGTTTGCTTGATCCTGCTGCTGAAGCTTCAATGGGACATATCGAGCTAGCAAAGTGGGCTGATTTAGTATTACTAGCACCGGCAACCGCTGACTTGATTGCTCGCATGACTGCTGGCATGGGTAACGACCTACTGACAACTCTGGTTTTAGCAACCGATGCGCCAGTTGCGGTATCTCCAGCAATGAACCAGCAAATGTACAGCCACCCAGCTACCCAAGAGAACATCGCAACTCTAAAACGCCGTGGTTGTGAAATCTGGGGCCCAGCGGCAGGCGAGCAGGCGTGTGGTGATGTTGGTATGGGGCGCATGCTAGAGCCTATGCAGCTCGTGCATCGCTGTGAAGACTTCTTCCAACCTAAGCCGCTCACAGGCCGTTCTGTCCTGATTACTGCTGGCCCGACTCGTGAAGCGATCGACCCTGTACGTTACATTACTAATCACAGCTCAGGAAAAATGGGCTATGCATTAGCTGAGGCAGCCGCAAAGCAAGGTGCAACGGTGACTCTAGTCAGTGGCCCTGTATCACTTGCGACACCAAGCAAAGTAACTCGTGTTGATGTAGATAGCGCACAACAGATGTTTGATGCCGTTACAGCTCACGCTGCTCAACACGATATTTTCATCAGCTGCGCCGCGGTTGCCGATTATCGTCCTGAGACCATCGCAGACCAAAAGCTTAAGAAGATCGATGGCAAAGATGACATGTCTATTCACATGGTTAAGAACCCAGACATTGTCGCTTCTGTCGCCTCAATGACTGAAGGTCGCCCATTTACTGTCGGCTTCGCTGCAGAAACTCAAGATATTGAGAAATACGCTCGCGGAAAACTGGAACGAAAAAACCTCGATATGATTTGTGCCAACGATGTGTCTGTCGAAGGCCAAGGCTTCAATAGCAGCAGTAACGAACTGCACCTTTATTGGAAAGGTGGCGATAAATCTCTGCCGCTGGATAGTAAAGACACCCTCGGTTTCCAGATCCTCGATCAGATCCAACAACTTATTGTCGAATAA
- the radC gene encoding DNA repair protein RadC, whose amino-acid sequence MPINKMPAESMPREKLLNRGPDSLSDAELLAIFLRTGTQGMNVLELADKLIKDFGSLRHLFSATEADFCAHKGMGQAKYVQLQAVLEMTQRYLAETLSRGDALTSPGHTKLYLSSMLRDRQREAFYILFLDNQNRVIKDEVMFEGTIDAASVYPREVVKRALHHNAAALILAHNHPSGVAEPSQADRRITRRLTDALALVDIRILDHFVVGDGEVVSFAERGWI is encoded by the coding sequence ATGCCGATAAATAAAATGCCCGCTGAATCGATGCCAAGAGAAAAGTTATTGAATCGAGGACCAGATTCGTTAAGTGATGCTGAGCTCTTAGCTATATTTCTTAGAACGGGTACACAAGGAATGAACGTTTTAGAGTTGGCGGACAAGTTAATTAAAGATTTTGGCTCGCTTCGCCATCTTTTTTCAGCAACAGAAGCCGACTTCTGTGCTCATAAAGGGATGGGTCAGGCTAAATACGTTCAACTGCAGGCTGTGTTAGAAATGACGCAACGCTATCTCGCGGAAACTTTATCTCGAGGTGATGCCTTAACCAGTCCAGGCCATACCAAGCTTTACCTCTCGAGCATGTTGCGCGATCGCCAACGAGAAGCCTTCTATATATTGTTCCTAGATAACCAAAATAGAGTAATAAAAGATGAGGTAATGTTTGAAGGAACCATCGATGCCGCTTCGGTTTACCCGAGAGAAGTCGTCAAACGCGCACTCCATCATAATGCGGCGGCATTAATCTTAGCGCATAACCATCCTTCGGGTGTCGCAGAGCCAAGCCAAGCAGATAGACGAATCACACGCCGTTTAACTGATGCATTAGCGCTGGTGGACATCCGAATTCTCGACCATTTTGTCGTTGGAGATGGCGAAGTTGTCTCTTTTGCAGAGCGTGGATGGATTTGA
- the rpmB gene encoding 50S ribosomal protein L28 — protein sequence MSRVCQVTGKRPVTGNNRSHARNATKRRFLPNLQTHRFWVESEKRFVKLRLTAKGMRIIDKKGIDAVLVDIRARGENV from the coding sequence ATGTCCCGAGTATGCCAAGTAACTGGTAAGCGTCCAGTAACGGGTAACAACCGTTCACACGCACGCAATGCTACTAAGCGCCGTTTTCTGCCGAACCTACAAACTCATCGTTTCTGGGTAGAGAGCGAAAAACGTTTTGTTAAACTACGTCTAACTGCTAAAGGCATGCGTATCATTGATAAGAAAGGCATCGATGCTGTTCTTGTTGATATCCGTGCACGTGGCGAAAACGTTTAA
- the rpmG gene encoding 50S ribosomal protein L33 — MAKGIREKIRLVSSAGTGHFYTTDKNKRNMPGKFEIKKFDPVVRQHVMYKEAKIK, encoded by the coding sequence ATGGCTAAAGGCATTCGTGAGAAAATTCGTCTAGTATCTTCTGCAGGTACTGGTCACTTCTACACAACTGATAAGAACAAGCGTAACATGCCAGGCAAATTTGAGATCAAAAAGTTTGATCCAGTAGTTCGCCAACACGTTATGTACAAAGAAGCGAAAATCAAGTAA